The region CGAGACTTTAGGTTTTTGGATATTTATAGGTTAAAACACTGTGGGATATGGGGTCAAAAGTACATGTTCCAATGCATGGATAGCATGTGTTGTGACCATCGGTTCTTGTTGATCAGtaagatatataaatataatacaaccAGGCAATGAGGCTAAGGTTACCATTACAAGGAACAACGTGAGAAACACAATAATTAGTTCCTCCTTGCCATTTTCAATAATCTGACTATTCAGTCTATTCCAAATTCCAATAGCCATTTtgtaattacaaaaaaaaaaaaaaaaaaaaaaaaaaaaaaaaaaaaaaaaaaaaaaaccattttgtaagaattatttatttttgtcaaaggtattttatgtttttctctTAGAATGCTTtgatacaaatattttaaaattaacaaaaaaaaattatattaaaatcgtggtctttctttcatttcttagtATATGAACTATTTAtactatttaattattattattatttttcttctatgACCAACTAAAACctattcattttcatttctcGTGGAATAAAACATTTTCTCACTTTTGCATACAAACTTACAAATAGTCACAAccatatacaaacaaaaaaaaagtagcattaaaaaataattacttatAAATTATCACATAGtctaactcttttttctttttttaaatcatagcaatatccaataataaaaaaaaagtaaataactaaacattaatataaaaaaagctaaaaagaaGTGGTCAATTAATATCAATTATTGGATTAACctctattgaaaaaaaaaaaaaaaaaaaagagaagaaaaaagacggAACCAAAAGTTACTTTgatcttacaaaataaaaaaatagttcgCAGCTTTGACCGTCGCCGATTAACTTCATAGAGTTCATACCATAACTTGACAATTTCCCCAGCCAACCCCTTGAAGACTAGGAAGAACAAAGGAGAGAGCCATGGCCATGGGAGAGGAATCATCCTCTTATTcgtcttattcttcttcttcttcaaataaTGCTTCTGCCATAGACTCATCCAACATTGGTTTTCAGGTTCGTCTCGCTCtcatttctctttgttttcctttttgtccCTTTAGGGCTCATATTATtagtttctctttctttatatatCAGTGCAATTTGAATTATGTAGAatattgttcttgttcttgggCAATGAAAATTGTTGGGCTTTTTGCAGCTACTAAAGAAGAACGGTTGGAAAGAAGGTACCGGTCTTGGTGCTTCCGAGCAGGTTCGTTtattcttcctctcttttttattgTCAATTTCTGAATCTTGTTCTTGTTGAAGGGCAGTGAATATTATTAACAGGTCTTTTTAGCGTAATCTGGTCTAACCAAATCGTGGGTTGTGTTTGGGGTTTTATGCAAGAGATTTAGGGTTTTGAGGCTGAGAAATAAACTTCTGATTGCAGATTCGAAAAGGGTCGATTAGTCACagaaaattaatgagaaaaagagaaagctaAATAGATCTTAGGCTTTATACCTAGATTATTCTTGGCATCGTACCTTGAATTAGGTTTGCTTCACATAATCCTCAAAAAAGATTCACAACTTTTGTAGTCTTCCCTAAACAATATAGAATAGGCAAGCAATACTGCTAACCTTAAAGGACTTGGATTGAATAGATGATCCGACAAGCATTACAATTGTTTCTGAAACTAAGAAATTCGTCCTTGGCAGGTCAAGAGTCAGGCAGAAAAGAATGAAATAACTAATAAGTACACGTCTGCTGTCTAAGTAATAAATGAATCAAAGAGTCGGAGATTAAAGTCTCGGGAAATCTTATTTGTCTTTCTTGGTAAAAGGGTGGGTTGATGCCTGTGTTGTTCTCTGCATGCCTTGAGAGTAGGATTCTGAGCTCCCGAGCTGTTCTTTAGTCTGTTTAAGGGTCTCACAGGGCTGTTCTTGAGAGTGTAATGGGTTAGTTGCGGATAGAGTGTTTATTGCTTAGAAACTAGTCTGTATCTTTGGACATCAAGTAATTCTAGCAAGAGTTGGAACCCCCTTTCAGTGTCCTCtcaattttccttttttgggaAGTAATTGCAAAATCAGTTAAAATGCGCAAAGGCGCAGCCCAAGcacacatggagtatacaagagagaagcATAGCTAGAAGCATAGAAGACATATAAGAAtacatgaaaattcaaaaaactatACTATGAGGCAGCGGCCCAAAGAAAGAGAGTCTTAAAGAATAAAGCCTATAATTCCACTAAAGTCATCTCATGGTCCTCAATGCTACGATCGTTTTTTTCCCTTCATatacaccacataaggcaaTGCGGAATCTTCTTCCAAATTATGTCAAGTTGGGACATACCCCCTGGCACTCTCCAACAGGGAAAGAGGCCTACCGcccttctaggcataactcaaGTTAGCTCTACATTGCTTTCTACTCTTCTTACACGTGCAACACTACTCAACCACAATGATATGTCGTTTCCTTAGATTGTCCATGGTGAAGATCTTTCCTAAGGCAGCCCAGCTCTCAAGTGAGTCTTATTCCagcaaatactcttccaagggaaatgagTGTTGTCATGTGGAACAAGAACATTATAgtaagatctaacatcaaacaaccATCTCCTGGAAGGTATTCAACAAAGTCTGTCCTCCATACCCCATCTCACTCTAATGGAATACAATAAAGTGCAGAGAGAGGTGAAGAGATCCATTTCTCAACCATGAGCCGCTCCGAGGAAGTTAATATTCCACAAGCTCAAAATGATACGCTACATACTCTTCCAACTCCCAATTTTCTGCCGatacattaatttcttttatcacTAGTGTTGAGTTCATTGGGTTCTCTAATAAAACATGGAATCACTATCTCTTGGGTAGCCGCAATATGTCTTGACTGGTAAACCCAATGTAAAGAACTACCTTGACTCACAAATCAAACCCCAATAACGGATGACCCATAAACCATTATTGTGGCCCAAGACCAAAAAATCTCATTTCACAATATAGCCTTGGCACCAAAActaaataaaagtaaaacaGGGGATTTTCGATACTAGGAATCATCAAACTAATACTAACATTGATTAGATTCGGATTTCATATGTTCCAACTAGTCTCACATCATAGTTGGactgttttgttttgaatagtTATGGTCTTTAAGCTTTATTTTCTGCGAGCTTCTCATTCCCATGTCACTAAATTTGATATAATATTCATTAAATCTTATTCAGTTCAGTGGGCTGGCCCATACAGTACTCATGGGTTGTCCCTTCTTTCAATTGtatgaatttttcttaaaaagaaaagatataatTATTTATCCCGAGAGCTGGATCAAGCCGGCAGGATTAAAGTTGCTTCGGCCTTCATATAAGCTTTGTTTGTTTAGGCGTTGAAAGTCTGGAATCAATTAAGGTTGGATCTCATATGTCATTTTCTACTCCCACAAAAATGGGGTGAACAGTGAGGTTCTGGGTTTAAGACCTAATGAACTTGTGCAACttaccaagaaaagaaaaggcgaAAGTTTCGCATATGGTTTCCCAATGCCAGTCAAGAAATACTTGATACACTAGTGGGAGTGgcttataataattttttttgctattggTGTTAAAAGGTGTTAGAACACTGAAGATTAGGTCATGAGGAAAGGTCTTATATATTGTTATTGTGTTTTTGTTGACCCTTAATAGCTTGGTTTGGACACATTGGAGGTATCCTATAACTCATGGGGGCTAAGAAATGACAAGTATGACTTTGCTTATAGATTAGCTACAACTTTTTCATTATTAATCTTCTTTGGAACATTGATCTCCTTTTATTTAGATTTTCGTGTAAAACAGGGTAGGTTGGAGCCTGTTCAAACATATTTAAAGAACAATAAATGTGGCCTGGGAGCAGATAAAGTTAAAAAGACAGCCAAGAAGCCTTATGACACTGCTGCATCTAATGAGAAAAATGTCCTGGTGAGTTGGCAATAtagtttcatttctttctttctttcgttcttcac is a window of Alnus glutinosa chromosome 4, dhAlnGlut1.1, whole genome shotgun sequence DNA encoding:
- the LOC133865835 gene encoding uncharacterized protein LOC133865835 isoform X2, which gives rise to MAMGEESSSYSSYSSSSSNNASAIDSSNIGFQLLKKNGWKEGTGLGASEQGRLEPVQTYLKNNKCGLGADKVKKTAKKPYDTAASNEKNVLCLHSFMGLLFRTTRWPSVQI
- the LOC133865835 gene encoding uncharacterized protein LOC133865835 isoform X1; amino-acid sequence: MAMGEESSSYSSYSSSSSNNASAIDSSNIGFQLLKKNGWKEGTGLGASEQGRLEPVQTYLKNNKCGLGADKVKKTAKKPYDTAASNEKNVLDDLPSKKCKTLSKRIRKMQEQEKWLQEKEFERAFYREFWPDNV